A single region of the Xenopus laevis strain J_2021 chromosome 4L, Xenopus_laevis_v10.1, whole genome shotgun sequence genome encodes:
- the drap1.L gene encoding uncharacterized protein LOC734250, with the protein MPSKKKKYNARFPPARIKKIMQTDEEIGKVAAAVPVIISRALELFLESLLKKACHVTQSRNAKTMTTSHLKQCIELEQQFDFLKDLVAAVPDMQGETEDNHTEGERVSRRGRKPGSSRKNGGSTMKGKDKKQSETESEQEEDSEGTESEGEEDMCPDPPVGNQSQVTFQSPQAPSFMNFHSGTALPQVPAALPVMPAPLPPTGCEEEEDYDS; encoded by the exons TAAGAAGATTATGCAGACAGATGAAGAAATAGGAAAAGTTGCAGCCGCTGTTCCTGTCATTATAT CTCGTGCACTAGAACTCTTTCTGGAATCCCTTCTGAAGAAAGCATGTCACGTCACACAGTCTCGAAACGCCAAAACTATGACTACATCACATCT aaaGCAGTGTATCGAGCTTGAGCAACAGTTTGACTTCCTGAAGGATCTTGTAGCTGCTGTTCCAGACATGCAGGGTGAGACTGAAGACAATCATACTGAAGGAGAGAGGGTGTCACGGAG GGGCCGGAAACCAGGAAGTAGTCGGAAGAATGGGGGATCCACCATGAAAGGAAAGGATAAAAAGCAGTCCGAGACAGAATCAGAACAAGAG gAGGACTCTGAAGGGACAGAATCAGAGGGAGAGGAAGATATGTGCCCCGATCCTCCTGTAGGCAACCAATCACAAGTCACATTTCAGAG TCCCCAGGCTCCTTCTTTCATGAATTTCCATTCTGGGACTGCACTGCCCCAAGTACCTGCTGCTCTGCCTGTTATGCCAGCTCCATTGCCACCTACAGGCTGTGAAGAGGAGGAAGACTATGATTCGTAG